In Plasmodium vivax chromosome 10, whole genome shotgun sequence, the sequence CCTAAAAGTGGAAGTGGCAGAGAAGCGCTTATTTTcgagtgataaaaaaattggtttGGGGAAGGAGAGCTATTATTACCGTGAGGGggttcccatttgggggacCCCATCATATGAGCTTCTCCAGCCTGTAGAGGTCCATCGCCGTGGGGGCATTACTCCTGGCTTGTTCACGCCACGCTTCATTTTGTAGTCCCCCCTACACCTGCTGTTATCATCACCCTTCCGTGAACGTACCAACCGGATGAgtcatcattttttcgtttcccttCCCCCCTACGCGCAGTCTACATCCGACAGGTCGGAGGCGAAGTGGGAGCCTCTTCAGTGCTGTCCCCCAAGCTAGGTCCCCTTGGATtgtcccccaaaaaaatCGGTGATGATATAGCGAAAGAAACGCAGTCATGGAAGGGGCTAAAAATTTGCGTAAAACTAACCATACAAAATAGGCAAGCGAAGATAGAAGTGGTGCCAACGTCAGCCTCGCTGGTGCTAAAGGAATTGAATGAAGCTCCTAGGGATAGgaagaaagtgaaaaatattaaacacaatggaaatttaaaaattgatcaaGTGTACTCTATTGCAAGAATTATGAAGGATAAATCGAGGGCCAAAGAATTCAAAGGGACTGTAAAAGAAATTCTAGGCACTTGTAACTCCATTGGTTGTACCGTCGATGGGAAGAAGCCAACCACCGTCCAGGAGATGATTGACTCTGGGGAGATCGACGTGCCAGACTGTTAAGTGGTTTATGGGTTGCAttgccgcaaaaaaaaaaagaaatgtggAGGGGGGGTTGAAAGCCTATTGAAGTGATAGGAGAGACCCCCTCCCTTAGTGCGCCCATGTGCGCCATGCTGACTTTGCCATAGAAGAAGAGAAGAGGGAGCCCAATCCGGCTATGCAAAGCGGTACGGAAGCTGCATCTACCGTGACTGCGTGCCATCGGAATGGGTCCAAATGAGAGCCACTTGGGGAAGCGTTCCCCCCCGTCCCCACGCGCA encodes:
- a CDS encoding 60S ribosomal protein L12, putative (encoded by transcript PVX_080400A), translated to MAKRPDPNEIKYVYIRQVGGEVGASSVLSPKLGPLGLSPKKIGDDIAKETQSWKGLKICVKLTIQNRQAKIEVVPTSASLVLKELNEAPRDRKKVKNIKHNGNLKIDQVYSIARIMKDKSRAKEFKGTVKEILGTCNSIGCTVDGKKPTTVQEMIDSGEIDVPDC